The genomic region acagaaaaaaatacataaaatgaatgatcaCTTTTAACGGCTCCGTGCCCAATTAACCGACAGAGTATAAAACCAATCTGGATCACCAGATTTCCTTGCCCCATCAGCAGTTCAGTCTTTTGAATCGTGCCACCTGGCGGCCAGATTGTTAGTTGCAGGAACCAAAGCACTCCGCCtccatttatttaataatttgagGAGAGAGAATAAAGTGCCCGCGCGTGTGGAGCATCAGACTCTCCGAATCACAAGCAGAGAACGGAGCACCTTGTACATTCTTGTGAGACGACTAAAGTTAAAAAACGATCTTCTAGAGAACCACCGTTTGACAAAGTGGACCATCCTGCACTtgttgtgatcatttgtttctGTCTGGGTTCCTTCGAACTGTGTGTAGCGGTGATCCAAAAGCGCTGACGGAACCGTACGATTATCACAGGTATGTTCAAGTCATTGTTATATTGATTGATATTCGGTATGTTTTTCAGTGCACTTATGAGAGGATTACAACCTgtaattattatgattattatatatattaaaaaaaaaaaacattccagtgcATTTACagaatagtatttttttttttttttttttttgcacctgtGGATGCTGCATGCCTTCCTTTAGTGTGCATCTTAAAGATGGGaggagaaaataaatgtttgacaAATTACATGTCCAATGGAATTCTATTCAGATTATATTCGGGAACGTATGCTAGAGTGAGCTTTCCTTATTTTTGTATCCAGAAAATGTAAATGTCACTACATCTCTGGGTGAGCCGCATCAAAAAAGAATATACACAATGTGTCATATGCTGCACTCTGCCCTTTAATATCGcctcagttcttttttttttttttttgtgacttttcCTGGCTGGAATTGTGCACACAAGCACATTTTCACCTTTATTCCATTCCACATAATCCAAAGATTACATGACAGTTTACAAGAGTTGGTTGTATGTTTGCAAAAACTTTCTTTTCATGTAGGTCACTTGTAAGATTTACAGTGAAAGGATCAAATTCAGTCAGACAGCCCTGCAGCAAATTATTTGCTAGCAGATGGCTCAATACTCTGCTTTGGTGTACATTCCTCTTCTAATTAGACTACATGATTCCACCCTTTACCTGTTTCATTTCTTTTAACATGGCATCATTAATTCAATGCTTTCTCTGCCCTGTCAGATCGGAGCACACAAGCAAGAACTGTCCTAAGCTTTCATGTCTTAGCCCTTGCAATGCGCTTTGTCACAAATTGACCCAAAGTAAATTGTTTCCTTGCACATTTGTGTAGATGTTGGATCAGTGAAGCTAAGGAATTagattcagcaaaaaaaaaaaaatcaagtgcaGACAGCTGTGCAGGCATACTGCGAGTCTGATTTAATTCTAGCCCGTGGACTTGCTTTTCCTCTAAATGACATCCAGTTTGATGTGACAGAGGGACATCGTTTGACTTTTATTCACGGAGACATTTTGAACGCGATACTCGCCGTGGAGGTTCATTGCCAGCCAACCTGTGTTAGCTTTGCAACAACAGCCCTACCACACAAATCAAAACACGAGGCTACGAACTCATCTCTGGATGTCACCGGTCATGTGGATGAAACATGGCCGTAATAGATTTGATTCTTTTGAATAATTCAGCAGAGCTAGTAATTATCAACAAAAACAGTCTCAGTTCATGTGAGGAAAATTCCTGAAGATAGGAATTCCGCCTCAATTTATTTCAGCTTATTTATAGCATtgactcattcactaccattgacgcaTATAGACGTCAAAAGTTGTATTTTATCTTTCACGTCTATATGAGTCAATGGCAGTGTGTTGCTTCATTTGCTCAAAGCAACCCTGGAAGAAAAATCTGAGTGACATGACTGAAGAGCGCAAGAGGCAGGTCAACCTTTTCTCCACTTGTTATACTATTGAAGTCTTGTCAGACTAATCTAGTGGAATAGAATGAGTAGTGTCCAATTAGTCAAGCTTGAGCTAAATTTTCTCCCTGACTTAATGCTCCTTCTCAAGACTTACGGGCTTTATTTCCTCTGCTTGGTAATGAAAACAACAATATTTATTATGAGTCATACATCAACGCTACGGTGGGAATCATTGAATCGTGAACCAACAGCCAGGTTAAATCTCTCTTTGATTAATCACCGCGGCTGCACCTCAGTGATCAACTGTGACAAATATGTAGACGTGAGCAAAATATTGACCTTTGACTTTGGGAACGTGTATGCAAAGTGACATGGCTAATCTGCTCATGCTGCAAaagaagcgtttttttttttgggctcccTGCAGAAAGTCAAAGTAACATTTAAATGTCAGTGGAGATCAGGATCATAAAGTCCACCCGCcccgtcccaaaaaaaaaaaaagtggatcaaTAGCAAATTTACAGTATTAATAGCAGAGCTGGGCAATGATGTGAAGATAATTTGTTGTAAATTTGGCTTTGTGTCAAGGAAAAGCTCTCAGTATCATTAAGTACTAGTCAAAAGTagttcttgttttattttgagatATCTTACTCATGTCGCATTGTTTTAACATTCATCACCTCGATTATCTCACTTTTATTaggagacaaaaataaaaacctttATTGAGCCGTAAACCTGTTTTTAGTGCTGATGCTTTGTGGGAAAGGGTTTTATTTAGTGTTAATATGCTGCAAGGCCCAATTGCATTATCAGGCAATCTTCTGATGTTTGCTCTATTTACTCTTGCATTAGCAATCTTTCCTTCGTTCTAAAAATAATCATATTCACCATTTAGGTCTGCTGTAACTGGACGTctaatgtgttttatttgggCATCCAATCCCCCAAATGTGTTCACACATTAAACCAAATTGAATTAAAACAAAGTGTAATGTATTCCTCTGACAAAAACAATCGCTTGCACAGAGTATGTTACATTATATGAATAAAACCTTTTGCGCTTTAATATTGCTGTATAGCTTTGCTGTGACAAACAATCAAATGCAAATTCATTGATGATCATTTAGAGTTTCACTATTTTTCATTATCTGAAATCAGGAAAGTTGTTCGAGCATTAAATGCTGCTTACCCTTTTATGTTTTTGACCCTTCAATAAGAGCAATTGGATTTTGGGATTGACTTTATAGCGAGGAGCGAATTTCCCATCAGCCCAACATTCGATTCacttacaattttttttgcaaaacgaTTCACGCACTGATGCACCTCAATCATGagctgtatatattttttttcttaccgtgGAACTGCGTAGTAACTTTCAAACATGTTACATTATTAGATGTCACATTAGCCAACAAATATGTCACAGCTATGCAAAAAGCTAACAGTGGTTTCAGTTGCGTGTATGTACACAGTTTGGTCTAATCACGCACAAATCATTTGAGACTTCTGACTGTTATGTGGACTAATGGCCTATTAAAGCAATTAAAGCAAAATAGAATACACGCCTTGGTTGCAACCAGCCAAGGCAGTGTTGAATTATTCTCACGTAGTTTGTGTTCAAAAGAAGAACAACGTGACGTCAGGCAATATTATGGTGCAATAACTCTCCAGGGAAGGATTACGTGGTCTGTACTATATAACGATGATGTCAAAAGCAGAAAATATAACTGAGAATAAGATCATCCGATCGTTTTTTTGCGAGTCGACCGACAATCGTAAAGAGTTTTACATTGTTTGCAAAATTTGCTCAATCTCTGTACTTTACTAACATTTGATATAAACATTCATTTAACTATGTAGAAAAGCACATTTTCTCTATTTTCGTCCAACATAAACATAAAAACATTATAATATTATTGATTTAAATTCATTTTTCTCGTAGTCAATCAACGAAATGCAGCCTAACAAACCATtaggccataaaaaaaaaaaatcggtttcATTACTTTAAAATTGTTTACCCATCTATCATTTGATTTGAAATGCGTCAACAAACTACGGAAATATGGTATACGActcattaatatatatatacatacatcccCCTTGAGGTTTGTTTCTACATTTCACAGATTTAGAAAGCATTACTTATTAAAGGAATAAAATGAGCAAACCTGCCGTGCTCCCCAAAACCCCTGTGGTCCACCACTAAgcaatataaatacaaatattgtaTTGTGAGTCACATGCAGACCATGCATCTTTTTTAATTTGACAGTTTGGGAACTTACATATTCCCAAAATTGGAGTTGCTTCAGAGATGCCCAATATTCGGAAGCATGCAGAGAAAGGAACGAGACCACCTCATGTGAAAAATCACCTCACCGGTTTAAAAGGTTTCATTTCGACTCTCATTGCAAGCAGAGAATTGCTACACTGCAGTAAATACGAGTCTTAAAAGCAAGTTGCACCTCAAGTAATACAAAGAAACAACAATTCAGTCATGTTGTAGGGCTTTTATAAGTTCCCGCCCACATGCAACTACCAAGTGTGACGGAGCCCAAAATATATACAGTCAAACATACATATGTATTTTGTGCTCCTTAAAACCTGGAAATGAATTTTTAGTGTGTGGAAAATGTGCCGAACACAGCACAACTCTGGATTGGGAGTGTTTGGGCGTTTCTCCCCCAAATAATTGAAGCCGTTTATCACACAACTCCTTTGGGATTTGTGGATAATGGAGTGTTTATGACGTTGGGGGTTGTCGCTATCTATCACTTTTGCCAATTTCAGTGGCAAAGTACACGATcggcatatacatatatatcaaATCCAGAAAATAAAGACACACCAAGGCTGATTTGTATCTTAATAGAGCTGACACAATGCAGAGAActcaaagaaaatatttgatttcCAATAAAACAGCATTATTAAGTTTTGAATAGAATCACCTTGAAAAAGCTGCAAAAAAACTATAACAATTCAGAATGAATGAAGCCTGTCCTACAGTCAGTTTTCCTTTTTGTACTCCAATGCAATGAATTTCTTCTTTGGCAATGGATGTCCTCAATTCCTCCTGCTCATTTTTTTAGCTCTTTAAAGAtacaaggacaaaaaaaaaaaaaggctagtaTAATGGAAGGTTTATGATCAAGgcacatttatatattttagtTTTGGGACAATAGCGCCCAGAGGTAGTAAACAACTTTAGAACATTATAAGATCAGTACATTATTTTTCCCTTTATTTTTTGTGGTCCTCTGTAGAATTGTTATTTTCTCAAAAACAAGTCATATCTGTATTTTTTGACAGAATGGCGGCGATACGCAATATAgatcatgttattttcacaaagCTATTAACAACATTATGTGTTTTATAGTCTtccaaacaacaaaataaaaagacagcTCAATAACTTCAAGGAAGACGTTTTAATCCTTAGCTagtaacaaatacaaaaaaaataagaccAACACCTGTAAGTCATTTCGAAAACAGTAAGACTGCAATCACAGGTTCTCCtcaccagcaaaaaaaaaatatgcatgtCCCTTTTGGTGTTTCATTTATAGCTTGTATTACTGTCGGTGTATTTTCAACacaccaggtttttttttttttattattattatagttagAGCTGAagtattttgggaaaatctaatTACAATGCTTTTTGTGTGACAATTTAACTTTTCTAATCAATTTTTTTAATCAGgcaattaatatatatattttttaatttattaccaTTACTTTCACAGTGACATAAAAAGCCATGTGACCGCTTGTAACAGCTGTTAAGGTGGTTCGGGGGGTGAGGTTCTTTTACTAATGGGCTCATCTTTTCATCTCtcgttctcgctctctctccgctgcctttctctcccGCTACAACTCAAAAGCTTCTGcctcaaaaaaaagcaaatcagCTATAAAGATTGCTCCAATACTGCCAGCagtttgagaatattttgtcAGGTTGTCTAAATAACATCATGTGTTAACTTCTCTATATTCTGTCACTCCAGAGTCTTAAAGTGAATCCAAGCATTGAACTAGGGTGGATAAATTCACATTGGATTATTTGAAATGTAGTTAGTCGACACAGACTAATTATATCATTGTATGTAATTGTTAACATCAATACAATTGCTGCCTTTGCGTGGCCTCAGCAACGGTAAGGAAATAGATGGAAGTAGGCCACCGAGCGCAGCAAAGCGTCATAGCAGGCATTTGAATTTCAAAGTGCCAGAGTAAATCAAGTTTAGCAagaggcaaaaataaaaatatccagcacagcctttttttgtttttaatcaactATGCAGTGTTTGCAGTTTACTTCAGGGTTCTACTCCTCCCGAGGTGTTGCATATTAACGTATAAAGGCTACGTTCAAAAGATGTGCAGTTACATGTGATTACAACACAAAAGAAAGCTCCAAGGAGGTTTTTTAACTCGAGAGTATgcgtggtaaaaaaaaaaaagaaagcttctTCACTTTAAACGGCTTGTTACGGTTACCGTGACatcaattatgttttttttttttttttttttaaatcaatcccTCTTACTGAGATTCATTTTAAGAAGTGAATTGATCGTGGCTTTTTGTTCCGTTAAGAGGAGCAGAGGAGCTTTAGAATGTTGGATTCAGGTTTTTCCTCTTTGCCACCAACAAGACTGATTGATGCAGGGAACTGTTCCAGTATCACGCCGTATTGATTTCCTAACACAGGTCTATGAATGTTCTTCCCGATCTTCAattttcagtttattttttgCCCGTTTGATGGAACAAAGCCACACGAATGTGTAACCCTGTACCAAAGCCCAGTCattggataaaaagtgacaaaatACTGAGCACATAACCCCAGTTTAATTTTCTCTTTCCAGATGGACTGGCTCACACCTGAGCTGTGAAGTGTGTTATGTGAGTCAAGGTGTTTTCCCACCTCGCCGGTGGTGGGGAGAGATGCTGCACTCCGTTGCCATGACAGCAGAGATTCTCTTTGTTCTCTGGTTCCTGATGAATGGGGCTGAAAGTAATCCTCTAACGACTCTACCGGTTAGCCGTGAACGTCTGGAAAAGGTCTTGACCCAAGCCAGAGAGGACAAAGTGGTCCCCAAGCAACTGCAGCCCGAGGACAACAATACTTTGGGTCTAAACAGAACCGGCACGAGCCGTGCCAGATCTAACCTTAGATCGAAGGGTGGGAAGTCCCAAGAGCTGTGGACTGATCAAGATAAGTTCAAACAAATTGACGTGGGTCCCACAAGTGACGTCACCCTGTCCTTGGAAGCCATCGACGAGTACGCCTACCCGGACTACAGGGGTAAAGGCTGCATGGATGAGAGCGGTTTTGTATTCGCGATCGGTGAGCAATTCACCCCAGGCCCGTCCACGTGCCCTTGCCTTTGTACAGATGAAGGTCCTCTATGCAGCAAGCCCGATTGTCCCAGGGTGCATCCTCGCTGCATTAAAGTGGACACAAGGCAATGCTGCCCGCAATGCAAGGAGAAAAAGAACTACTGCGAATTTCGGGGAAAGATCTACGCTTCGCTAGAGGAGTTTAAGGTGAGTTCATGATCTGCATTCACTGCGGAGCAAAAGGCTGCCAAAACTTCCTTTGACGTTCAAATTGTCAagcactacaaaaaaaaagtagttgcaGGCGAGGAAGAAGGCATGAAGTGCAGACTTCTAATGGCAAAGATCAGCACTTGTTTTTGTTCGTTCTAGAAGATTTCTGTCGGCTCGTTTTCGGTGTATCTTGAGATTGCTCGAGATGTTAGAAGCGGTTTTACGAGAAAGGTGTGCCGAGCTAAAGCTGCAAAAAGCATCATAATTAGCCTTTGGCTGTGCCTTGGGATTTGCAACAGCCAGGTTGTTATACGTGATTGCTAACTTCTTTGGGAAGTGCTGCCGCGCTCCATTTTTCAAGTGGCATGCGGAGGCGAAAGCCTCTGCAATCAGCAACCATACTGTCTGAATTAACCTTAGCGCTCTTGATAGAACCAAAGATGTGCTGCTCTGCACAAGGGACTGACAAACAAGCCTTTCACAGAACTGCAATCTGTACACAATCAACGACAGTATTTTCTGGGTTATTATATGGAAAGGAACAATTGAAGAGCCAAGACATTTTGGAATAATTCTGATCACGGCACATCTCTTAACTCATTCGCTGCCAGACCAGttaaaatggatctttgacgtttatacccgtcaatggcagtgaatgagttaattaaAAGAGGGTGTGTACACTTGCGCAACCACATTAACTCAGCTGCTTTTTTTCAATTGGCTTTTACAGGTTATACGTCACATTTATTATagaaaaagttttgaaatgatttatggTGGTTTCGTTTTTTTGACATCACAAAAATGAAAGCATAGGGTTCTCGGAGTAAACATGAAATGAAAGAGCTTGAGGAGAAtattggggaaaaataaaatggtcCCGTTTAACTCCATTCTGAAGACGAGATGTCACAAAAACATTCTGCCCGGAGGGCATTTTtccacaacacaaaaaaaatgcaatttttccAGAACCTCTCATCTGATTTTCATAATTTCCTGTTCATTGTACTCAGGTTGAAGTATCCATTCCAACCCAACTCAGCATTTTGACAGTCTGTCATTTTTAAGAAATGTTATCACGTTGCTATTGTGAGACGGGGATAGCAaggaattaattaaaaaaaaaacaatgcctcCGCTAATTGTGTTTTCCAGGTGTCACCGTGCGAGAAATGCCGATGTGAACCGAGCGGAGAGGTGCTGTGTTCTGTGTCGGCCTGCCCTCTGACGGAATGTGTGGACCCGGAATACGAGCCGGACCGGTGCTGTCCCATCTGCAAGAGCGGTAAGTGGAGTTActtgttttaa from Syngnathus typhle isolate RoL2023-S1 ecotype Sweden linkage group LG8, RoL_Styp_1.0, whole genome shotgun sequence harbors:
- the vwc2 gene encoding brorin, giving the protein MLHSVAMTAEILFVLWFLMNGAESNPLTTLPVSRERLEKVLTQAREDKVVPKQLQPEDNNTLGLNRTGTSRARSNLRSKGGKSQELWTDQDKFKQIDVGPTSDVTLSLEAIDEYAYPDYRGKGCMDESGFVFAIGEQFTPGPSTCPCLCTDEGPLCSKPDCPRVHPRCIKVDTRQCCPQCKEKKNYCEFRGKIYASLEEFKVSPCEKCRCEPSGEVLCSVSACPLTECVDPEYEPDRCCPICKSGPNCFADTTVIPAGREVKIDECTICYCTYEEGTWQIERQATCSKNECQRG